The Campylobacter concisus genome has a window encoding:
- the selA gene encoding L-seryl-tRNA(Sec) selenium transferase, which produces MSDLRDIPQVDKIIKNEAFSGFDINLVTLLARQILNEVRAKILNENVNFALQEIIDLILNEYHKFNESSLQRVLNLTGVTIHTNLARSVIDKEILSRATPVITGYSNLEYNLKTGSRGNRYDYIGEMIARAFGFEDAIVVNNNASAVFLVLNTFAKGKEVVVSRGELVEIGGSFRVPEVMANAGCFLKEVGTTNKTKLKDYEEAISENTAMLVKVHRSNFDIVGFSEEVTANELSKLACEQNLIDYFDLGSGFYGNLPFNLDKNEPDLKNLKDVSLVSFSGDKLLGAVQCGIIVGKKELIAKLRKNQLLRMLRVDKVIISLLAESIKAYLNKEFELITTQKLLHKSVKELENLANFINKNLKTSLEIVRTQTFVGGGAMPNKKIPSVALAVSGDAVLNEQKFRQKKVIGRIENDKFLFDLRTLLDEDVNELIKIINETEEK; this is translated from the coding sequence TTGAGCGATTTAAGAGATATTCCACAAGTTGATAAGATCATAAAAAATGAAGCATTTTCAGGATTTGATATAAATTTAGTCACATTGCTTGCAAGGCAAATTTTAAATGAAGTTAGAGCTAAAATTTTAAATGAAAATGTAAATTTTGCATTGCAAGAAATAATAGATTTAATCCTAAACGAATATCATAAATTTAATGAATCAAGCCTTCAAAGAGTGCTAAATTTAACTGGTGTAACCATTCACACAAACCTTGCTAGAAGTGTCATCGATAAAGAAATTCTAAGCCGTGCAACTCCGGTAATTACAGGGTATTCAAACCTTGAATACAACCTAAAAACAGGCAGCCGTGGCAACAGATATGACTATATCGGTGAGATGATCGCAAGAGCATTTGGTTTTGAGGACGCTATCGTTGTAAATAATAACGCAAGTGCTGTATTTTTGGTGTTAAACACCTTTGCAAAGGGCAAGGAAGTCGTCGTTAGCAGAGGCGAACTAGTCGAGATCGGCGGTAGTTTTAGAGTGCCTGAGGTGATGGCAAATGCAGGTTGCTTTTTGAAAGAGGTTGGCACGACAAACAAAACTAAGCTAAAAGACTACGAAGAGGCAATTAGTGAAAATACGGCGATGCTTGTAAAGGTTCATCGCTCAAATTTTGACATCGTGGGCTTTAGCGAAGAAGTTACAGCAAATGAACTAAGTAAATTGGCGTGTGAGCAAAATTTGATAGATTATTTTGATCTTGGCAGTGGATTTTACGGAAATTTGCCGTTTAACTTAGACAAAAATGAGCCAGATCTAAAAAATTTAAAGGATGTTTCGCTAGTTAGCTTTAGCGGTGACAAACTCCTTGGTGCGGTGCAGTGCGGCATAATAGTTGGCAAAAAAGAGCTCATCGCAAAGCTTAGAAAAAATCAGCTTTTAAGAATGCTTCGCGTAGATAAAGTGATCATCTCGCTTTTGGCTGAGAGCATAAAAGCTTATTTAAATAAAGAATTTGAGCTAATCACAACGCAAAAACTGCTTCACAAAAGCGTAAAAGAGCTTGAAAACTTAGCAAATTTTATAAATAAGAATCTAAAAACATCGCTAGAAATCGTTCGCACACAAACCTTTGTAGGAGGCGGTGCGATGCCAAATAAAAAAATTCCAAGCGTGGCTTTGGCGGTTAGTGGAGATGCAGTTTTAAATGAGCAGAAATTTAGGCAAAAAAAGGTAATCGGACGCATAGAAAATGATAAATTTTTGTTTGATTTAAGAACGCTTTTAGATGAAGATGTAAATGAACTAATAAAAATAATAAATGAAACGGAAGAAAAATGA
- the selB gene encoding selenocysteine-specific translation elongation factor, whose translation MSLIIGTAGHIDHGKTALIKELNGFEGDNLEEEKKRGITIDLSFSNLSKNDENIAFIDVPGHENLIKTMISGAYGFDACLFVVAANDGLMPQSLEHLEILNLLGVKSLIVALTKCDLVDEATINLRKKEIREEISKFKNLQILEIFAISIKDKVSIDELRNYLFTLRARKRDEDGVFRYYIDRVFSLKGIGSVVTGTVIEGSVNKNEKLFNYDAGKEVLVRSVQSHDEFVDRAGVSSRVALNLTGIELSELKKGQLLSKKGFFRGFREIDAVVTAKSLIHSQNVTFCVGAKNVPAKVLILSQKDDSYFVTFKFQSDMFLKFDETFVLISDARVIGGGRVLNPVLEPLKKAGKILFLAALLKHDFVEAFSILKEAHKNGFGIISSYQRFGLSHEEAVSVAKKLSSVFVDEKALNIYDLSAVERIKSVVKFMIEKNEFAVFSAQSISLKLTWASVSLAQKALDELESINLISKNDGVYTKKGVDISKLKVRLEEKIYEILESGKLAPTAPYNIYDELEIDRLSGDNALKKLTAMGRVVRLEHNLFITRNSLKMALDKLREIIKNQGFVNVTNAKDALNLSRKYVIAYLEQLDLESDIMKQGNDRVFRG comes from the coding sequence ATGAGTCTAATAATAGGAACAGCAGGGCATATCGACCACGGAAAAACCGCGCTTATAAAGGAGCTAAACGGCTTTGAGGGGGACAATCTTGAAGAGGAGAAAAAGCGAGGTATAACGATCGATCTAAGCTTTTCAAATTTAAGTAAAAATGATGAAAACATCGCCTTTATCGATGTGCCTGGGCATGAAAATCTAATAAAAACAATGATAAGCGGTGCGTACGGCTTTGATGCGTGCTTGTTTGTAGTGGCTGCAAATGATGGACTTATGCCACAAAGCTTGGAGCATCTTGAAATTTTAAATCTCCTTGGCGTGAAGTCCTTGATAGTGGCGCTTACAAAGTGCGACCTCGTAGATGAAGCGACTATAAATTTAAGAAAAAAAGAGATAAGAGAGGAAATTTCTAAATTTAAAAATTTACAAATTTTAGAAATTTTTGCCATTAGCATAAAAGATAAGGTAAGTATAGATGAGCTTAGAAACTACCTCTTTACACTAAGGGCTAGAAAACGCGATGAGGACGGCGTTTTTAGATACTACATCGATAGGGTTTTTAGCCTAAAAGGTATCGGTAGCGTCGTAACTGGCACCGTGATAGAGGGAAGTGTCAATAAAAACGAGAAGCTTTTTAACTACGACGCCGGTAAAGAGGTACTCGTAAGAAGCGTGCAAAGCCATGATGAATTTGTAGATCGTGCTGGAGTTAGCAGCCGCGTGGCACTAAATTTGACAGGCATAGAGCTTAGTGAGCTAAAAAAGGGGCAGTTACTTAGCAAAAAAGGCTTCTTTAGAGGTTTTAGAGAGATAGATGCGGTTGTAACTGCTAAAAGCTTGATCCACTCGCAAAACGTAACATTTTGTGTGGGTGCTAAAAACGTCCCTGCAAAGGTGCTTATACTAAGCCAGAAAGATGATAGTTACTTTGTTACCTTTAAATTTCAAAGCGATATGTTTTTGAAATTTGACGAGACTTTTGTTCTCATTTCAGACGCACGAGTAATAGGTGGTGGTAGAGTACTAAACCCTGTACTTGAGCCACTAAAAAAGGCTGGAAAAATTCTCTTTTTAGCAGCACTTTTAAAGCATGATTTTGTGGAGGCATTTTCTATACTTAAAGAAGCCCACAAAAATGGCTTTGGCATTATCTCGTCTTATCAAAGATTTGGTTTAAGTCACGAAGAGGCCGTGAGTGTAGCCAAAAAACTATCATCTGTTTTTGTTGATGAAAAGGCGTTAAATATTTACGATCTAAGTGCGGTTGAACGGATAAAATCAGTGGTTAAATTTATGATAGAGAAGAATGAATTTGCTGTTTTTTCAGCTCAGAGTATAAGTTTGAAGCTTACTTGGGCTAGCGTTAGTTTGGCTCAAAAAGCACTTGATGAGCTCGAGAGCATAAATTTAATCTCTAAAAATGATGGTGTCTATACCAAAAAAGGCGTTGATATAAGCAAACTAAAGGTAAGGCTTGAAGAGAAAATTTATGAAATTTTAGAAAGCGGAAAGCTAGCTCCAACGGCACCTTATAATATATATGATGAGCTGGAAATAGATAGGCTAAGTGGCGATAATGCCCTTAAAAAACTAACTGCAATGGGCAGAGTTGTAAGGCTGGAGCATAATCTTTTTATCACTAGAAATTCGCTAAAAATGGCACTTGATAAGCTAAGAGAGATCATCAAAAACCAAGGATTTGTAAATGTCACAAATGCCAAGGATGCACTAAATTTAAGTAGAAAATATGTAATCGCCTATCTTGAGCAACTTGATCTTGAGAGTGACATAATGAAGCAAGGAAATGATAGAGTCTTTCGTGG